Proteins encoded by one window of Salvia splendens isolate huo1 chromosome 14, SspV2, whole genome shotgun sequence:
- the LOC121764298 gene encoding bZIP transcription factor TGA10-like, which produces MRRHTLNILLSQSQHGEPTIKGMSSGSKRSSEASNPGNDVQESASIVRCGINPQRPTSQQDVPKATDLKTLRRLAQNREAARKSRLKKKAYVQNLESSQIKLNQLQQEMQNARAQGNLLSRNANVGEQGLPYTNITPGATQFNMEYAQWLEEHHHLTVDLKGAVNEYRPEDELCVAIGNWLAHCDQMVGLKSKALKNDIFHVFSGMWKAPAERCFMWMGGFRPSMVIKIAVDQMEGLMEHQRAELCRLQRSTHDAEEAITHEFKKLDRSLTQTISCNTLNLPPDVNTYMTQMAIAIYQVSALQGHVTQGDSLRHQTLHRLQRLLTVRQAAQCFLVIDEYFHRLRSLSTLWLNRTRHD; this is translated from the exons ATGAGGCGGCACACTCTCAACATTCTTCTTTCTCAGTCCCAGCATGGTGAACCAACTATCAAG GGAATGAGCAGTGGTTCGAAAAGATCATCTGAGGCATCTAACCCTGGAAATGATGTTCAAGAATCGGCCAGCATAGTTCGG TGTGGGATAAACCCCCAACGGCCTACTTCACAACAAGATGTTCCAAAGGCAACTGATCTAAAG ACATTGAGGAGGCTTGCTCAGAATAGAGAAGCAGCAAGAAAAAGCAGGCTTAAGAAAAAG GCGTATGTTCAGAATCTGGAGTCCAGTCAAATAAAGCTAAATCAGTTACAGCAGGAAATGCAAAATGCTAGAGCACAA GGAAATTTATTGAGCAGAAATGCAAATGTGGGAGAGCAAGGCCTCCCTTATACCAACATAACTCCGG GTGCAACACAATTTAATATGGAATATGCGCAATGGCTGGAGGAGCACCACCACCTGACGGTGGATCTGAAGGGGGCGGTCAACGAGTACCGGCCGGAGGACGAGCTCTGTGTCGCCATCGGCAACTGGTTGGCCCACTGCGACCAGATGGTTGGCCTCAAGAGCAAGGCCCTCAAGAACGACATCTTCCACGTCTTCTCCGGAATGTGGAAGGCACCGGCAGAGCGCTGCTTTATGTGGATGGGTGGTTTCCGGCCGTCAATGGTCATCAAG ATAGCGGTGGATCAGATGGAGGGCTTGATGGAGCATCAACGGGCGGAGCTTTGTAGGCTGCAGCGGTCGACCCACGACGCGGAAGAGGCGATCACTCATGAGTTCAAGAAGTTGGATCGATCTCTGACCCAAACCATCTCTTGCAACACTCTCAATTTGCCACCAGATGTGAACACTTACATGACTCAAATGGCTATTGCCATTTACCAAGTCTCTGCTCTCCAAGGCCATGTCACACAG GGTGATAGCTTGAGGCATCAAACCCTTCACCGGCTGCAGCGGCTTCTGACTGTCCGCCAAGCCGCTCAGTGTTTTTTGGTCATCGACGAGTACTTCCACCGCCTCCGCTCCCTCAGCACCCTTTGGCTCAACCGCACCCGCCACGACTAA